The genomic stretch AACAATCAAAACTTCTTCGAAAGCTACGTAGGGGTGGGAGAAGCAAGAAATTCGAGGAAGCAAGTGATGTCAGACCGGAGTGGATATCTGGAGATCCATGAGGATCTGGCAGCGCGCAGCTGACGAAGAAGTTCGCCGCTTATCGCGCCCCGTATGAGAACACGGAAGTTAAGCTCTAGCGCCGATGGTAGTTGGGGGATCTCCCCCTGCAAGAGTAGGACGTCGCTGGGCAACTGAAGAAAAGCGAGAGACCAAATGGTTTCTCGCTTTTTTGTATGGTTTTATGGATGAATTTTCACTAGCTCAAAACCTTCATTCATCACGTTCGCGGAATTAATCTCAAATTCGCGGGAATATCATGGGGAAGCGCGGAATAAATCCGATTTGCGCGGAATTAATTGAAATATCGCGGAATAAACACAATAAAAAAGTAATTCATCTCTATCAATACAGAGCATTTATCTTTTTAAAGAGAATAAATCGAAAATTTTGAACGCTATTTCTTGAAATTAACGCTTATAAGACGTACAGTTAATGAAAAAGAATTTTATTTAATGGAAGGGGAAAATAAATGGATTTTCATTTTGATACAAAAGCCGTACGTTTTCCAAGAAAGCCGAAAGCCGATACAGCAAGTAAAGTCCAGCCGATTTATCAAACCTCTGCATTTGTGTTTGAGGATCTCGATGATTTGGAATCATTTTATGAAGGTAAAAAAGACTATTTGTACACACGCGTTAGTAATCCGAATACAGATGATCTAGGAATGGGTGTAGCAGACCTCGAGGGTGCTCCTAAGGGTATTGCGACTTCTTCGGGCTTATCTGCTATTCTTGCGGGGGTGCTTAGCGTTGTCAAAGCTGGCGATCACATTGTCGCATGTGAAGATCTTTACGGAGGAACCTATTCGCTTTTTCATGGAGAACTTCCTGACTTCGGAATAGAAGTCTCTTTTGTGGATTTTACAAACAAAGAAAAAATTGAGAGTGCGATACGACCAAATACGAAATTGCTTTATACGGAATCGGTCACAAACCCTCTATTAAGAGTCGAGGATTTAGATCTTCTTAAAAATCTTGGCCATAAACATAAACTTGTTACTATGGTAGACAATACGTTTGCTACACCTTATCTTCTTCAGCCTTACCAACTAGGAATTGATCTTGTTGTACATAGCGCAACAAAATATATTGGCGGTCATAGTGATGTAACAGCAGGTGTACTAGTAGGAAGAGAAGATCTGATGGCCAAGGCAAAAGCCAAAGTGATTAACCTTGGAACTAATCTTAGTCCATTTGAAGCGTGGCTAGGGTGCCGCGGACTAAAAACGATGAGTGTACGGATGGAACGCCATGTCAGAAATGCAGCCATTCTTGCAAGCGAATTAAAAAATGTTACCGGGATTAAGAATGTCTATTATCCTGAATATGTAGCTGAAAGAGGTTCGGGTGCTATGGTTTCTATTGAGCTAGATGATGAAACCGATGTGAAAACATTCTTTAAGTCCCTAGGGTGGGTAAAGATTATCCCGACTCTGGCTGGGTTAGATACAACGGTTTCTTATCCGATAGCTACCTCCCACAGAACAGTACCAGAAGATACTAGACAGAAGCTTGGGATCAATAAACAGCTCGTTCGTATTTCTGTAGGAATTGAAAACGAAAATGATATTGTAGATGCATTCAAGAATGCTGTAGAGAAATCCCTGTAACAGGGGTTTTTTTCTTTTGTTTCTAATGCTTGCATTCATTACATTTATCTGGTATAGTATTACTTGTGTCCATGTGACATACTAATGTCATAACATGCACAGCATTATGAAGCAGGTGCAACATATTTATATTTATATCGTCGCGGGGTGGAGCAGTTCGGTAGCTCGTTGGGCTCATAACCCAAAGGTCGCAGGTTCAAATCCTGCCCCCGCAACCAATACTAAATTCTGACTGCGTTGAATTTACTTCTTCGTTAGAATTTAATAGGAGTCCCTTTAGGGGCAACCTAGACTCATAGCTAGATATAACTACTTTCTAGCGTAAGTGAGCTAAAGACACTCATAACTTGGTCTCGTGGTGTAGCGGTTAACATGCCTGCCTGTCACGCAGGAGATCGCGGGTTCGATTCCCGTCGAGACCGCCATTTTTTTCAAGAGCGATTGGATCGCTTTTTTTTTATACTTAAATTTATGTACCCTTCTAAATATCAGAAGAAAATATAAGTTTTTTGAAACAAATATGTGAATTTGTTGTCAAGTAAGATAAACTGAAAGAAAAAGCACCTTAGGATGAAATTCCTAAGGTTTTTTTATAAAATAGAAAGAGAGATGAGTTTGGTGAAAGATGAATTTGCGTTTATTCAATCCATTACGCCAGCTTATACATTTCGAAAAGAATTGATTCAGGGGATTGGAGACGATGCGGCTCTTTATCACATTGAATCAGAATGGGATGAAATCGCCTGTACCGATACTATGGTCGAAGGAATTCATTTTAAGAA from Bacillus sp. Cs-700 encodes the following:
- a CDS encoding PLP-dependent aspartate aminotransferase family protein, which encodes MDFHFDTKAVRFPRKPKADTASKVQPIYQTSAFVFEDLDDLESFYEGKKDYLYTRVSNPNTDDLGMGVADLEGAPKGIATSSGLSAILAGVLSVVKAGDHIVACEDLYGGTYSLFHGELPDFGIEVSFVDFTNKEKIESAIRPNTKLLYTESVTNPLLRVEDLDLLKNLGHKHKLVTMVDNTFATPYLLQPYQLGIDLVVHSATKYIGGHSDVTAGVLVGREDLMAKAKAKVINLGTNLSPFEAWLGCRGLKTMSVRMERHVRNAAILASELKNVTGIKNVYYPEYVAERGSGAMVSIELDDETDVKTFFKSLGWVKIIPTLAGLDTTVSYPIATSHRTVPEDTRQKLGINKQLVRISVGIENENDIVDAFKNAVEKSL